The proteins below come from a single Staphylococcus sp. MI 10-1553 genomic window:
- a CDS encoding 6-phosphogluconolactonase, which produces MAMNFKVFKDAETAATFTADILRKQLNNNPTSIVGVHLNQEEAPVLDALKKDVDRHRVDFSQIHVLDYDAQPSYYQALGVPEKQIHHVPEDEKVEEFIKHHAKTKDNKGKLTLQVVTIDTEGQIGIPMNDALLPAREIIVVVTGAVKAEQVKKLYEENGNTTFIPSTLKSHRMVTVVLDEAAAQGLPEDVRNYFTSLYA; this is translated from the coding sequence ATGGCAATGAATTTTAAAGTATTTAAAGATGCAGAAACAGCAGCAACTTTCACAGCAGATATCTTAAGAAAACAGTTAAATAATAATCCGACATCCATTGTAGGCGTTCATTTAAATCAAGAAGAAGCACCGGTATTAGATGCATTAAAAAAAGATGTCGATCGTCATAGGGTTGATTTTAGTCAAATTCATGTATTGGATTACGATGCGCAACCATCATATTATCAAGCATTAGGTGTCCCAGAAAAACAAATTCACCACGTTCCAGAAGATGAAAAAGTGGAAGAATTTATTAAACATCACGCAAAAACAAAAGATAATAAAGGTAAATTGACGTTACAAGTCGTGACAATCGATACAGAAGGTCAAATTGGTATTCCTATGAATGATGCATTATTACCAGCGCGTGAAATTATTGTTGTCGTGACAGGTGCGGTGAAAGCGGAACAAGTGAAGAAATTATACGAAGAAAATGGTAATACGACATTTATTCCGTCAACATTAAAATCACATCGTATGGTTACTGTAGTCCTTGATGAAGCGGCTGCACAAGGTTTACCTGAAGATGTGCGCAATTACTTTACTTCATTGTATGCATAA
- a CDS encoding SAS053 family DNA gyrase inhibitor: protein MKEEQKHYDNEMVDSFDDVVELGKEMEQISEANDEDKLDQSHDSKVRSDKDTK from the coding sequence ATGAAAGAAGAACAAAAGCATTATGACAATGAAATGGTTGATAGTTTTGATGATGTCGTGGAGCTCGGGAAAGAAATGGAACAAATTTCTGAAGCGAACGATGAAGACAAACTCGATCAATCACATGATTCAAAAGTGCGTTCTGATAAAGACACAAAATAG
- the fumC gene encoding class II fumarate hydratase produces the protein MSVRIEHDTFGEIEVPADKYWGAQTQRSKQNFPVGKEKMPIEVVYGFAQLKRAAALANNELGKLSDAKKGAIVYACDRILAGELDEHFPLVVWQTGSGTQSNMNVNEVVSYVANEYLKENGSNETIHPNDDVNKSQSSNDTFPTAMHVALYHEVEKRLEPALRGLRETFYKKENEFKDIIKIGRTHLQDATPITLGQEISGWRYMLDVCENLLAESKKHILNLAIGGTAVGTGINAHPDFGTKVAGYIAENTGYPFVSSENKFHALTAHDEVVQLHGSLKALAGDLMKIANDVRWLASGPRAGLAEMSIPENEPGSSIMPGKVNPTQCEMLTMVAVQVMGNDTVVGFSSSQGNFELNVFKPVILHNTLQSIYLLADGMETFNQNCAVGIEPIPENIDNYLNRSLMLVTALNPHIGYEKAAAIAKKAHKEGLTLKESAIQSGYVTEEQFEEWIKPENMVHPK, from the coding sequence ATGTCAGTAAGAATTGAACATGATACATTTGGTGAAATTGAGGTACCTGCAGATAAATATTGGGGCGCTCAAACACAAAGAAGTAAACAAAATTTTCCAGTTGGCAAAGAAAAAATGCCAATTGAGGTTGTATATGGTTTCGCGCAATTAAAGCGTGCAGCTGCATTAGCCAACAATGAGTTAGGAAAGTTAAGCGATGCGAAAAAAGGTGCGATTGTATATGCTTGTGATCGTATTTTAGCAGGTGAATTAGATGAACATTTTCCATTAGTTGTATGGCAAACAGGAAGCGGTACACAAAGTAATATGAATGTGAATGAAGTTGTGAGCTATGTGGCGAATGAATACTTAAAAGAAAACGGTAGTAACGAAACAATTCACCCGAATGATGATGTCAACAAGTCACAAAGTTCTAATGATACATTCCCAACAGCAATGCACGTTGCACTGTATCATGAAGTGGAAAAACGTTTAGAACCTGCATTAAGAGGATTGCGTGAAACGTTCTACAAAAAAGAAAATGAGTTTAAAGACATCATTAAAATTGGTCGTACACACCTCCAAGATGCGACACCGATTACGTTAGGCCAAGAAATTAGTGGTTGGCGCTATATGTTAGACGTGTGTGAAAATTTATTGGCAGAATCTAAAAAACATATTTTAAACTTAGCCATTGGTGGCACTGCAGTCGGTACTGGCATTAATGCACACCCTGATTTTGGTACAAAAGTTGCAGGCTATATTGCAGAAAATACTGGTTATCCATTTGTATCATCTGAAAATAAATTCCATGCGTTAACTGCACATGATGAAGTGGTTCAATTACATGGTTCACTCAAAGCACTCGCGGGTGACTTAATGAAAATTGCGAATGATGTGAGATGGTTAGCTTCTGGCCCTCGTGCAGGTTTAGCAGAGATGTCTATTCCTGAAAACGAACCAGGTTCATCGATTATGCCAGGTAAAGTGAATCCAACACAATGCGAAATGTTAACAATGGTCGCTGTACAAGTCATGGGTAACGATACAGTAGTAGGATTCTCAAGCTCTCAAGGTAATTTCGAATTAAACGTCTTTAAACCTGTCATTTTGCATAATACGTTACAATCCATTTATTTATTAGCAGACGGTATGGAAACATTCAATCAAAACTGTGCAGTAGGTATCGAACCTATTCCTGAAAACATTGATAACTATTTGAACCGTTCATTGATGCTAGTGACTGCGCTTAACCCACATATCGGTTATGAAAAAGCAGCAGCCATTGCGAAAAAAGCGCATAAAGAAGGATTGACATTAAAAGAATCTGCAATTCAGTCAGGTTATGTGACAGAAGAACAATTTGAGGAATGGATTAAACCAGAAAATATGGTCCATCCGAAATAG
- the ppx gene encoding exopolyphosphatase produces the protein MERNGLIDIGSNTIRLVIFQYDPKTGLNEIQNIKTPARLSQYLDDEQNMTQEGIDVLTTALRSFKKVATDFEVEHLYPIATAAMRQSKNQKAILKHIQQELDLEIIMIPEEDEAFYGSYAVTHTTSIRNGITVDIGGGSTELTLFIDKKIKEAISFPFGVVTLTRQFFEGKEHNDKDAIKKMEKFLKSEFAKVSWIQNQHINLVGIGGSARNCARIHQSLHQYPIAGVHGYTMEQSDLKEVFQMLKKFSRDTLTTLDGLSRDRADIILPAVSVFNVLFDMIDATAFTFSRKGIREGFIMNQIAKKYPKEFNKTNVLQDALRHLANEYKIEESGANQRVKLAESLLEQLAKEKKLKIDQDLKQVFLEAAYIYYLGRFIDSDSSSQHTYYIIANSGINGLSHKERVRLALLASFKNKTLLKLYSEETNWFSDGELSDIQALGGIIKFVNALNISNTNSVQEVKLQPSKEGYDLFVNHHDESIAESYQSNRQKKHIEKVLKTKVNIIFTNA, from the coding sequence ATGGAACGTAACGGTTTAATAGATATAGGTTCAAACACGATTCGCTTAGTGATTTTTCAATACGATCCGAAAACAGGATTAAACGAAATTCAAAACATTAAAACACCGGCACGATTAAGTCAATATTTAGATGATGAACAAAATATGACGCAAGAAGGAATCGATGTTTTAACGACAGCACTTAGAAGTTTTAAAAAGGTAGCGACAGATTTTGAAGTAGAACATTTGTATCCGATTGCGACAGCAGCTATGCGTCAATCCAAAAACCAAAAAGCGATTTTAAAACATATTCAACAAGAACTTGACCTTGAAATTATTATGATTCCTGAAGAAGATGAAGCTTTTTATGGATCTTATGCAGTCACGCACACGACAAGTATTCGAAATGGGATTACTGTCGATATTGGTGGGGGCTCAACAGAGTTAACGCTATTTATAGATAAAAAAATTAAAGAAGCCATCAGTTTTCCGTTCGGTGTTGTGACATTAACGCGGCAGTTCTTTGAAGGAAAAGAGCATAATGATAAAGATGCGATTAAGAAAATGGAAAAGTTTTTGAAAAGTGAATTTGCCAAAGTGTCATGGATACAAAATCAGCACATTAATTTAGTCGGTATTGGTGGTTCTGCGCGTAACTGTGCTCGCATTCATCAGTCTTTACATCAGTATCCTATCGCGGGTGTCCATGGCTATACGATGGAACAAAGTGATTTAAAAGAAGTATTTCAAATGCTCAAAAAATTTTCACGTGATACTTTAACGACTTTAGATGGGTTGAGTCGTGATCGTGCAGACATCATTTTACCTGCCGTATCCGTATTTAATGTGTTATTCGACATGATTGATGCGACAGCGTTCACTTTTTCAAGAAAAGGGATACGTGAAGGTTTCATTATGAATCAAATTGCTAAAAAGTATCCAAAAGAATTTAATAAAACCAATGTTCTACAAGATGCGTTACGTCATTTAGCCAATGAGTATAAAATCGAGGAAAGTGGCGCCAATCAACGTGTGAAGCTAGCCGAATCACTATTAGAACAGTTGGCGAAAGAGAAAAAACTTAAAATTGATCAAGATTTAAAACAAGTTTTTCTTGAAGCGGCGTATATTTATTATTTAGGTCGATTTATTGATTCAGATTCGAGTTCACAACATACGTATTACATTATCGCAAATTCAGGGATTAACGGCTTATCACATAAAGAGCGTGTGCGACTGGCATTACTCGCAAGCTTTAAAAATAAAACGTTACTCAAATTGTATAGCGAAGAGACAAACTGGTTTTCTGATGGTGAACTGTCTGACATTCAAGCGTTAGGGGGCATTATCAAATTTGTAAATGCATTAAATATCTCTAATACGAACAGTGTCCAAGAAGTGAAATTACAGCCGTCA